The following proteins come from a genomic window of Iamia sp. SCSIO 61187:
- the cysS gene encoding cysteine--tRNA ligase, which yields MRLYDTAKGEVVPFTPCEVVTMYTCGITPYDATHIGHAAVYITYDVLQRRLRDRGHETRCVRNITDVDDSILQKAREIGVHYLDLAAAEVAKFDDDMEALGQLPVWSEPRATSAIPDIRGFIGMVIDQGHAYAAGGAVYFDVSSSPRFGSLSGFDRDEMLRLAAERGGNPDDPNKRDPLDFILWQPSADDEPAWDSLWGPGRPGWHIECSALALRELGTTIDLHGGGADLIFPHHECEAAQSEAATGEPFVRHWMHQAMVRMDGEKMSKSLGNLAFVSELRKHHDARAIRLAVVSHHYRHEWEWDDTAMPEGEARLARWVDAGEGDAALSEVRAALDDDLDTPTAVAAIDAAARRGEGVSAAASLLGVDVLGPTASHLP from the coding sequence ATGCGCCTGTACGACACGGCCAAGGGCGAGGTCGTGCCCTTCACGCCGTGCGAGGTCGTCACCATGTACACGTGCGGCATCACGCCGTACGACGCGACCCACATCGGCCACGCCGCCGTCTACATCACCTACGACGTCCTCCAGCGCCGGCTGCGGGACCGGGGCCACGAGACCCGCTGCGTCCGCAACATCACCGACGTCGACGACTCCATCCTCCAGAAGGCCCGCGAGATCGGCGTCCACTACCTCGACCTGGCCGCCGCCGAGGTGGCCAAGTTCGACGACGACATGGAGGCCCTGGGTCAGCTGCCCGTGTGGTCCGAGCCCCGGGCGACGTCGGCCATCCCCGACATCCGCGGCTTCATCGGGATGGTCATCGACCAGGGCCACGCCTACGCCGCCGGGGGCGCCGTCTACTTCGACGTGTCCAGCTCGCCCCGGTTCGGGTCGCTGTCCGGGTTCGACCGCGACGAGATGCTCCGGCTGGCGGCCGAGCGGGGCGGCAACCCCGACGACCCCAACAAGCGCGACCCCCTCGACTTCATCCTGTGGCAGCCCTCGGCCGACGACGAGCCGGCGTGGGACTCGCTGTGGGGCCCGGGTCGGCCGGGGTGGCACATCGAGTGCTCGGCGCTGGCCCTCCGCGAGCTGGGCACCACCATCGACCTGCACGGCGGCGGCGCCGACCTCATCTTCCCCCACCACGAGTGCGAGGCGGCCCAGTCCGAGGCGGCCACCGGGGAGCCCTTCGTCCGCCACTGGATGCACCAGGCCATGGTGCGGATGGACGGCGAGAAGATGTCGAAGTCGCTCGGCAACCTGGCCTTCGTCAGCGAGCTGCGCAAGCACCACGACGCCCGGGCCATCCGCCTCGCCGTCGTCTCCCACCACTACCGGCACGAGTGGGAGTGGGACGACACGGCGATGCCCGAGGGCGAGGCCCGGCTCGCACGCTGGGTCGACGCGGGGGAGGGCGACGCCGCCCTCTCCGAGGTCCGGGCCGCGCTCGACGACGACCTCGACACGCCCACGGCGGTGGCGGCCATCGACGCCGCGGCCCGGCGGGGCGAGGGCGTCTCGGCGGCTGCGTCCCTGCTCGGAGTGGACGTCCTGGGCCCGACCGCCAGCCACCTCCCGTAG
- a CDS encoding phosphotransferase family protein, with protein MSDEVPQGVDPQQITAWLSERADVHPPLRFERIAGGQSNLTYRVFDTTGLRWVLRRPPLGQVLATAHDMGRESRIIEALAPTDVPVAPLVGASLDDSVNGAPFYVMEFVEGHVVRGEAEAAVLSPQARAHAGEQLIDVMARIHAVDPDAVGLGDLGRREGYIPRQLKRWYGQWEKSKSREIPHVDQVHDALLASVPEQGPATIVHGDYRLDNCLLTDDGDVAAVLDWEICTLGDPLADLGLLVVYWGEDESGFTALPGGATRAEGFPPASALVARYAEASGRDVSQVDFYVAFGYWKLACILEGVYSRYRGGAMGASDDGAWELFAKQVEMLADAAAATVDRMSGSGSG; from the coding sequence ATGAGTGACGAGGTGCCCCAGGGCGTCGACCCCCAGCAGATCACGGCGTGGCTGTCCGAGCGGGCGGACGTCCACCCGCCGCTGCGGTTCGAGCGCATCGCGGGGGGCCAGTCGAACCTGACCTACCGGGTGTTCGACACCACCGGCCTGCGCTGGGTCCTGCGCCGCCCGCCCCTCGGGCAGGTGCTGGCCACGGCCCACGACATGGGCCGCGAGAGCCGCATCATCGAGGCCCTCGCCCCGACCGACGTCCCCGTCGCCCCGCTCGTCGGCGCCAGCCTCGACGACTCCGTCAACGGGGCGCCCTTCTACGTCATGGAGTTCGTCGAGGGGCACGTGGTGCGGGGCGAGGCCGAGGCCGCCGTCCTCAGCCCGCAGGCCCGGGCCCACGCCGGTGAGCAGCTCATCGACGTCATGGCCCGCATCCACGCCGTCGACCCCGACGCCGTGGGGCTGGGCGACCTCGGCCGCCGCGAGGGCTACATCCCCCGCCAGCTCAAGCGCTGGTACGGCCAGTGGGAGAAGTCCAAGTCGCGGGAGATCCCCCACGTCGACCAGGTGCACGACGCCCTGCTCGCCTCCGTCCCCGAGCAGGGCCCGGCCACCATCGTCCACGGCGACTACCGCCTCGACAACTGCCTCCTCACCGACGACGGCGACGTCGCCGCCGTGCTCGACTGGGAGATCTGCACCCTCGGCGACCCCCTCGCCGACCTGGGTCTGCTCGTCGTCTACTGGGGCGAGGACGAGTCCGGCTTCACCGCCCTGCCCGGCGGCGCGACCCGGGCGGAGGGCTTCCCGCCGGCCTCGGCCCTGGTCGCCCGCTACGCCGAGGCCTCGGGCCGCGACGTCAGCCAGGTCGACTTCTACGTCGCCTTCGGGTACTGGAAGCTCGCCTGCATCCTCGAGGGCGTCTACAGCCGCTACCGCGGCGGCGCCATGGGCGCTTCGGACGACGGGGCGTGGGAGCTGTTCGCCAAGCAGGTCGAGATGCTCGCCGACGCCGCCGCCGCCACGGTCGACCGCATGAGCGGGAGCGGGAGCGGCTGA
- a CDS encoding TIGR03617 family F420-dependent LLM class oxidoreductase produces the protein MKVDGGVGGDLTGIADGVRLAEAAGYDGVFASETNQDPFLTLLLAAEHSESIEIGTNIAVAFARNPMTLAQSAHDLQRFSDGRFILGLGSQIKPHITKRFSMEWSHPAARMREMIQALRAIWATWNDGAELAFEGEFYRHTLMTPFFTPPPSPHGPPPVYLAAVGPLMTKVAGEVADGLLAHGFTTPEYLRDVTMPALEEGLAAGGRSLADISIALPAFVVTGDSDEATEKASAAVRGQIAFYGSTPAYKGVLEHHGWDDLQPQLNQLSKQRRWAEMGELITDDVLEAFAVVAEPDDVAQGLLDRFTGTVDRMSFYAPYKAPDDLWAQVRSTLQAAG, from the coding sequence ATGAAGGTCGACGGAGGCGTCGGCGGTGACCTCACGGGCATCGCCGACGGCGTGAGGCTGGCCGAGGCGGCGGGCTACGACGGGGTGTTCGCGTCGGAGACCAACCAGGACCCGTTCCTGACCCTGCTGCTCGCCGCCGAGCACAGCGAGAGCATCGAGATCGGCACGAACATCGCGGTGGCGTTCGCCCGCAACCCGATGACCCTCGCCCAGAGCGCCCACGACCTGCAGCGGTTCTCCGACGGCCGGTTCATCCTCGGGCTCGGGAGCCAGATCAAGCCCCACATCACCAAGCGGTTCTCGATGGAGTGGAGCCACCCGGCGGCGCGCATGCGGGAGATGATCCAGGCCCTGCGGGCCATCTGGGCCACGTGGAACGACGGCGCCGAGCTGGCCTTCGAGGGCGAGTTCTACCGGCACACCCTGATGACGCCGTTCTTCACCCCGCCGCCGTCGCCCCACGGCCCGCCGCCGGTCTACCTGGCCGCCGTCGGCCCCCTGATGACCAAGGTCGCCGGCGAGGTGGCCGACGGCCTCCTCGCCCACGGCTTCACCACCCCCGAGTACCTCCGCGACGTCACCATGCCCGCCCTCGAGGAGGGGCTGGCGGCCGGCGGGCGCTCCCTGGCGGACATCAGCATCGCCCTGCCCGCCTTCGTCGTCACCGGCGACTCCGACGAGGCCACCGAGAAGGCGTCGGCCGCGGTGCGGGGCCAGATCGCGTTCTACGGTTCGACGCCGGCGTACAAGGGCGTCCTCGAGCACCACGGGTGGGACGACCTGCAGCCGCAGCTCAACCAGCTCTCGAAGCAGCGGAGGTGGGCCGAGATGGGCGAGCTCATCACCGACGACGTCCTCGAGGCCTTCGCCGTCGTGGCCGAGCCCGACGACGTCGCCCAGGGCCTCCTCGACCGCTTCACCGGCACCGTCGACCGGATGAGCTTCTACGCCCCGTACAAGGCGCCCGATGACCTGTGGGCCCAGGTGCGGTCCACCCTCCAGGCCGCCGGCTAG
- a CDS encoding 1-acyl-sn-glycerol-3-phosphate acyltransferase, with the protein MSEREAGQLYPVAKAIIKPLFSFTWRFHVEGAENVPREGPAIICPNHTSVLDSFFVPSVLPRRITYVGKAEYMDSWKTKHLFPAMGMIPIDRGGGSASERALSAAQRVLERGELFGIYPEGTRSRDGRLYKGHTGPARLALRTGAPIIPVGIRGARDVMPPEARYPTPFRPVVIRFGAPIAMDRFEDRAGDRLVLRQIIDEVMFSIRDMSGQEYVNQYATKKAETMPAEVAQVGGQNLDVSDPAGPNGHGHGSGEPDEIAVDDPETGAGERPRSAAAALAGARRRSS; encoded by the coding sequence ATGAGCGAGCGCGAGGCGGGTCAGCTGTACCCGGTGGCCAAGGCCATCATCAAGCCCCTCTTCTCGTTCACCTGGCGGTTCCACGTCGAGGGGGCCGAGAACGTCCCCCGCGAGGGACCGGCGATCATCTGCCCCAACCACACCTCGGTCCTCGACTCGTTCTTCGTCCCGTCCGTCCTGCCCCGGCGCATCACCTACGTGGGCAAGGCCGAGTACATGGACAGCTGGAAGACCAAGCACCTGTTCCCGGCCATGGGGATGATCCCCATCGACCGGGGTGGGGGCAGCGCGTCGGAGCGGGCCCTGTCCGCCGCCCAGCGGGTGCTGGAGCGGGGCGAGCTGTTCGGCATCTACCCCGAGGGCACCCGCAGCCGCGACGGCCGCCTCTACAAGGGCCACACCGGTCCGGCCCGCCTGGCCCTGCGCACGGGGGCCCCGATCATCCCGGTGGGCATCCGCGGGGCGCGCGACGTCATGCCGCCCGAGGCCAGGTACCCGACCCCGTTCCGGCCCGTCGTCATCCGCTTCGGGGCGCCGATCGCCATGGACCGCTTCGAGGACCGGGCCGGCGACCGCCTCGTGCTCCGGCAGATCATCGACGAGGTGATGTTCTCCATCCGCGACATGTCGGGCCAGGAGTACGTCAACCAGTACGCCACCAAGAAGGCCGAGACCATGCCGGCCGAGGTCGCCCAGGTGGGCGGGCAGAACCTGGACGTCTCCGACCCGGCGGGGCCGAACGGGCACGGCCACGGGTCCGGCGAGCCCGACGAGATCGCCGTCGACGACCCCGAGACGGGTGCGGGGGAGCGGCCCCGGAGCGCAGCCGCCGCCCTGGCCGGGGCCCGCCGCCGCTCGAGCTGA
- a CDS encoding bifunctional 2-polyprenyl-6-hydroxyphenol methylase/3-demethylubiquinol 3-O-methyltransferase UbiG, with the protein MSHDHDAPDLDLDELFSPTFWDERYGGVERTWSGRPNQRLVEVVEGMTPGRALDLGAGEGGDAAWLAQQGWRVTALDASQVALDRAARFVADDRVTWRQADLRTWTPEPGLEVDLATMCFLHLPHPHHGRLIAQLAAVVRPGGTMVHLSHHRDDIAVGRWDMPDVMRPAAEIAADLDAAVWEVVRADDPTRMEPRHGHHGHGAGDDHEPHGELVQVRDTVVVARRR; encoded by the coding sequence ATGAGCCACGACCACGACGCCCCCGACCTCGACCTCGACGAGCTGTTCAGCCCGACCTTCTGGGACGAGCGCTACGGGGGCGTCGAGCGGACGTGGAGCGGGCGCCCCAACCAGCGGCTGGTCGAGGTGGTGGAGGGCATGACGCCGGGCCGGGCCCTCGACCTGGGCGCCGGCGAGGGCGGCGACGCCGCCTGGCTGGCCCAGCAGGGGTGGCGGGTCACGGCCCTGGACGCCTCGCAGGTGGCCCTCGACCGGGCCGCCCGGTTCGTCGCCGACGACCGGGTCACCTGGCGCCAGGCGGACCTCCGGACCTGGACCCCGGAGCCCGGCCTCGAGGTCGACCTGGCCACCATGTGCTTCCTGCACCTCCCCCACCCGCACCACGGGCGGCTCATCGCCCAGCTCGCCGCCGTGGTCCGGCCCGGCGGGACGATGGTCCACCTCAGCCACCACCGCGACGACATCGCCGTCGGCCGCTGGGACATGCCCGACGTGATGCGCCCGGCCGCCGAGATCGCCGCCGACCTCGACGCCGCGGTCTGGGAGGTCGTCCGGGCCGACGACCCCACCCGCATGGAACCTCGCCACGGCCACCACGGCCACGGCGCCGGCGACGACCACGAGCCCCACGGCGAGCTCGTCCAGGTGCGAGACACCGTCGTCGTCGCCCGCCGGCGCTGA
- a CDS encoding class I SAM-dependent methyltransferase: MSERSERPDGTSERADGTSDPGDDAWAGDRVARWLRQAEGLEVQLAPVSEVLFATAALAPGERVLDVGCGTGPTTREAAARVGPDGSVIGLDVSAAMLEAAAAAPVPEGAAPVEWVTADAVTWAPPEAAVDAVISRFGVMFFSDPPTAFANLAAATRPGGRLAVAVWARRDESGLFAVPLHAALGVLRAHDVPVPAGLPEDGGPFSLGDGAASVALLEGAGWADAAAVSHRLDLPFGGGLPPRAAAEAAVDFGPTRVALEGLADDVVAAAVDAIAEALAGHVDGSGHVVLGGHVIVLTATKPDPSRG, translated from the coding sequence GTGAGCGAGCGGAGCGAGCGACCAGACGGCACGAGCGAGCGAGCAGACGGCACGAGCGATCCGGGGGACGACGCGTGGGCCGGTGACCGGGTCGCCCGGTGGCTGCGCCAGGCCGAGGGGCTCGAGGTCCAGCTGGCGCCGGTGTCGGAGGTGCTCTTCGCCACCGCCGCCCTGGCGCCGGGCGAGCGGGTGCTCGACGTCGGGTGCGGCACCGGCCCGACGACCCGCGAGGCGGCGGCCCGGGTGGGTCCGGACGGGTCGGTGATCGGTCTCGACGTCTCCGCCGCCATGCTCGAGGCGGCCGCCGCCGCCCCGGTGCCCGAGGGGGCGGCGCCCGTCGAGTGGGTCACGGCCGACGCCGTCACCTGGGCGCCGCCGGAGGCCGCCGTCGACGCCGTCATCTCCCGGTTCGGTGTCATGTTCTTCAGCGACCCGCCCACCGCCTTCGCCAACCTCGCCGCCGCCACCCGTCCCGGCGGCCGCCTCGCCGTCGCCGTCTGGGCCCGGCGCGACGAGTCGGGCCTGTTCGCGGTGCCGCTCCACGCCGCCCTCGGCGTCCTCCGGGCCCACGACGTCCCCGTCCCGGCCGGGCTGCCCGAGGACGGAGGGCCCTTCTCGCTAGGAGACGGGGCAGCGTCGGTGGCCCTCCTCGAGGGCGCCGGGTGGGCCGACGCCGCCGCCGTCTCCCACCGCCTCGACCTGCCCTTCGGCGGCGGCCTGCCACCCCGGGCCGCGGCCGAGGCGGCTGTCGACTTCGGACCGACCCGCGTCGCCCTCGAGGGGCTGGCCGACGACGTCGTGGCGGCGGCGGTCGACGCCATCGCCGAGGCCCTCGCCGGCCACGTCGACGGGTCCGGCCACGTCGTCCTCGGCGGTCACGTGATCGTCCTCACCGCCACCAAGCCCGACCCGTCGCGGGGCTGA
- a CDS encoding ABC transporter ATP-binding protein has protein sequence MADHPALELADVAVVRSGRALLDGVGWTVRPGERWVLLGPNGSGKTTLLRVAGLWLRPTRGTVVVDGERSGRTDVRTLRARIGFTSAALSDSLRADVDALDVVMTGRRAALEAWWHPWSDEDRDAARHEMARVGAAHLAGRAFGTLSSGERQRVLLARALAGTPALLLLDEPAAGLDLGAREDLVDRLGALAGDATAPATVLVTHHPEEIPAGYTHGLLLRDGRVVAAGPIGEVVDDAPLSQAFALDLAVTWSSGRVSARRR, from the coding sequence ATGGCGGACCACCCGGCCCTCGAGCTGGCCGACGTGGCCGTGGTGCGCTCCGGCCGCGCCCTCCTCGACGGGGTGGGCTGGACCGTCCGGCCCGGCGAGCGGTGGGTCCTCCTCGGCCCCAACGGCAGCGGCAAGACGACGCTCCTGCGCGTCGCCGGGCTGTGGCTGCGCCCCACCCGGGGCACCGTGGTCGTCGACGGCGAGCGGTCGGGGCGCACCGACGTCCGCACCCTCCGGGCCCGGATCGGGTTCACCAGCGCCGCCCTCTCCGACTCCCTGCGCGCTGACGTCGACGCCCTGGACGTGGTGATGACCGGCCGCCGGGCCGCCCTCGAGGCCTGGTGGCACCCGTGGAGCGACGAGGACCGGGACGCGGCGCGCCACGAGATGGCCCGGGTCGGCGCCGCCCACCTCGCCGGGCGGGCCTTCGGCACCCTGTCCTCGGGCGAGCGCCAGCGGGTCCTGCTGGCCCGGGCCCTCGCCGGCACCCCGGCGCTCCTGCTCCTCGACGAGCCCGCCGCCGGTCTCGACCTGGGCGCCCGCGAGGACCTCGTCGACCGGCTGGGCGCCCTCGCCGGCGATGCCACGGCGCCGGCCACCGTCCTCGTCACCCACCACCCGGAGGAGATCCCGGCCGGCTACACCCACGGCCTGCTGCTGCGCGACGGACGGGTGGTCGCCGCCGGCCCGATCGGCGAGGTGGTCGACGACGCCCCGCTCTCGCAGGCCTTCGCCCTCGACCTGGCCGTCACGTGGAGCAGCGGGCGGGTGAGCGCCCGCCGTCGCTGA
- the ligD gene encoding non-homologous end-joining DNA ligase: MPKQDHGGPVPIEAGGRTVEITSPEKVMFPGEPEAPGRAAGRPFTKLDLARYYAAVEEPLMRTVRDRPTLLQRFPNGVTGKSFFQKRIPDSAPDWLETTTVSTINGTESRAIVMADLAHVLWVVNQGVLGFHPWPYRASAPDDVDELRLDLDPSPGTTFDMVREAAHHVRDFLTEVGITAFPKTTGNRGLHLYVRVEPGWDSFGTRQAAIAVARTMQERHPDLITGEWWKQDRGERIFVDFNQNAPHKTVFGAWCVRSRVGAQCSTPFRWDELDAIHPDELTLATVPARVAADGDPWAAIDDAPQSIEPLVARYRADLERGIPDAPWPPVYPKMPDEARRVHPSRARADG, translated from the coding sequence GTGCCCAAGCAGGACCACGGAGGACCCGTCCCGATCGAGGCCGGCGGGCGGACCGTCGAGATCACCAGCCCCGAGAAGGTCATGTTCCCCGGCGAGCCAGAAGCCCCGGGGAGAGCGGCCGGCCGCCCCTTCACCAAGCTCGACCTGGCCCGGTACTACGCCGCCGTCGAGGAGCCGCTCATGCGCACCGTGCGCGACCGGCCCACCCTGCTCCAGCGGTTCCCCAACGGCGTCACCGGCAAGAGCTTCTTCCAGAAGCGCATCCCCGACTCGGCGCCCGACTGGCTGGAGACCACCACCGTCTCGACGATCAACGGCACCGAGTCGCGGGCGATCGTGATGGCCGACCTGGCCCACGTCCTGTGGGTGGTGAACCAGGGCGTGCTCGGGTTCCACCCCTGGCCCTACCGGGCGTCGGCGCCCGACGACGTCGACGAGCTCCGCCTCGACCTCGACCCCTCCCCCGGCACCACCTTCGACATGGTGCGGGAGGCGGCCCACCATGTCCGTGACTTCCTCACCGAGGTCGGGATCACGGCCTTCCCCAAGACGACCGGCAACCGGGGCCTCCACCTCTACGTCCGGGTCGAGCCGGGGTGGGACTCCTTCGGCACCCGCCAGGCCGCCATCGCCGTGGCCCGGACGATGCAGGAGCGCCACCCCGACCTGATCACCGGCGAGTGGTGGAAGCAGGACCGGGGTGAGCGGATCTTCGTCGACTTCAACCAGAACGCCCCGCACAAGACGGTCTTCGGGGCCTGGTGCGTGCGCTCCCGCGTCGGCGCCCAGTGCTCGACCCCGTTCCGGTGGGACGAGCTCGACGCCATCCACCCCGACGAGCTGACGCTGGCCACCGTCCCGGCCCGGGTCGCCGCCGACGGCGATCCGTGGGCCGCCATCGACGACGCCCCCCAGTCGATCGAGCCCCTCGTCGCCCGCTACCGGGCCGACCTCGAGCGCGGCATCCCCGACGCCCCGTGGCCGCCCGTCTACCCGAAGATGCCCGACGAGGCCCGCCGCGTGCACCCCAGCCGAGCCCGCGCCGACGGCTGA
- a CDS encoding proteasome assembly chaperone family protein has protein sequence MAATYEKRAHRPLERPVLVVALEGWIDAGMAASGAASTLLSELDTETVASFDADELLDHRARRPVLHLVAGVSEGLSWPSIELLAAQDLDGRDLLILAGPEPDHSWRAFSHAVVGLATELGSEIVVGLGAYPATVPHTRPIRLSITAGTEELASGWPFLRGSLDVPAGAQAVVERFAADRGLDSLTLWAQIPHYASGGPYPAGSMALLESLELVSGLRLPRGVLVEEAAETDERLDAAIARNEEHLTMLRALEADADDTPSEGEIPSGDELAAELERFLRDQGGA, from the coding sequence GTGGCCGCGACCTACGAGAAGCGGGCGCACCGACCGCTCGAGCGGCCGGTCCTCGTCGTCGCCCTGGAGGGCTGGATCGACGCCGGGATGGCCGCCAGCGGGGCGGCGTCGACCCTGCTGTCCGAGCTCGACACCGAGACGGTCGCCTCCTTCGACGCCGACGAGCTCCTCGACCACCGGGCCCGGCGCCCGGTCCTCCACCTGGTCGCCGGCGTGTCCGAGGGGCTGAGCTGGCCCAGCATCGAGCTGCTGGCCGCCCAGGACCTCGACGGCCGCGACCTGCTGATCCTCGCCGGCCCCGAACCCGACCACTCGTGGCGGGCGTTCAGCCACGCCGTGGTGGGCCTGGCCACCGAGCTCGGGTCCGAGATCGTCGTGGGCCTGGGCGCCTACCCGGCCACGGTCCCCCACACCCGCCCCATCCGCCTGTCGATCACGGCCGGCACCGAGGAGCTGGCCAGCGGCTGGCCGTTCCTGCGGGGCAGCCTCGACGTGCCCGCCGGCGCCCAGGCCGTCGTCGAGCGCTTCGCCGCCGACCGCGGCCTGGACTCGCTGACCCTGTGGGCCCAGATCCCCCACTACGCCAGCGGCGGTCCCTACCCGGCCGGGAGCATGGCCCTGCTCGAGAGCCTGGAGCTCGTCAGCGGCCTGCGCCTGCCGCGGGGCGTGCTGGTGGAGGAGGCGGCCGAGACCGACGAGCGCCTCGACGCCGCCATCGCCCGCAACGAGGAGCACCTCACCATGCTGCGGGCGCTCGAGGCCGACGCCGACGACACCCCGTCCGAGGGCGAGATCCCGTCGGGTGACGAGCTGGCCGCCGAGCTCGAGCGCTTCCTGCGCGACCAGGGCGGGGCGTGA
- the npdG gene encoding NADPH-dependent F420 reductase has translation MRIGVLGATGPAGRGLAVRLASVGYDVVIGSRSKYRAMEVVDGLHAKWPGHELAIEAADNAGAAEADVVVIATPWDAAATTAASAQEALAGKVVISMANALAKVGHEFQPLVPPRGSVAASVQAAVPRSHVAAAFHHVPAKELGDIAHPIESDVLVCSDHPSATETTLGIVSSIPDLRALDSGELSNAAPIEAFAAVLLQVNVRYKTRVALRFTGLEDGLTTPRSPEAIRAAAERQKVAGQ, from the coding sequence ATGCGCATCGGAGTGCTCGGGGCCACCGGCCCGGCCGGTCGGGGCCTCGCCGTCCGGCTGGCCTCGGTCGGCTACGACGTCGTCATCGGATCCCGCTCGAAGTACCGGGCCATGGAGGTCGTCGACGGCCTGCACGCCAAGTGGCCCGGGCACGAGCTGGCCATCGAGGCGGCCGACAACGCCGGCGCCGCGGAGGCCGACGTCGTCGTCATCGCCACCCCGTGGGACGCGGCCGCGACCACCGCGGCCTCGGCCCAGGAGGCCCTCGCCGGCAAGGTGGTCATCTCCATGGCCAACGCCCTGGCCAAGGTCGGCCACGAGTTCCAGCCCCTGGTGCCGCCGCGGGGCTCGGTGGCGGCCAGCGTCCAGGCCGCCGTGCCCCGCTCGCACGTGGCCGCCGCCTTCCACCACGTCCCGGCCAAGGAGCTGGGCGACATCGCCCACCCGATCGAGTCCGACGTCCTGGTGTGCTCCGACCACCCCTCGGCCACCGAGACCACCCTCGGCATCGTCTCGAGCATCCCCGACCTGCGGGCCCTCGACTCGGGCGAGCTGTCCAACGCCGCGCCCATCGAGGCCTTCGCCGCCGTCCTGCTCCAGGTGAACGTCCGCTACAAGACCCGGGTCGCCCTCCGCTTCACCGGGCTCGAGGACGGCCTCACCACGCCCCGGTCCCCCGAGGCGATCCGGGCCGCGGCCGAGCGCCAGAAGGTCGCGGGCCAGTGA